A single window of Coffea eugenioides isolate CCC68of chromosome 7, Ceug_1.0, whole genome shotgun sequence DNA harbors:
- the LOC113778104 gene encoding ATP-dependent DNA helicase DDM1, translated as MVAENGVKDEPQADSPTSVLEDEDACKEKNCVKMEGELLLDAKYGDSSLITETMAAEEEKLLEQRAKANSNEPDEVPVLNDIQFTKLDELLTQTQLYTEFLLENMDDISKKGLEGDEQTTKEKKKGRGSKRKAASNYNNSKAKRAVAAMLTRSKEGVSLEDSNLTEKERNEKEQAELVPLLTGGKLKPYQLKGVKWLISLWQNGLNGILADQMGLGKTIQTIAFLAHLKGNGLDGPYLIIAPLSTLSNWLNEINRFAPSLNAIIYHGYWKERDEIRRKYMPNTIGPKFPIVVTSYEVAMRDARKHLRHYHWKYMVVDEGHRLKNSQCKLVKELKLLRVENRLLLTGTPLQNNLTELWSLLNFILPDIFNSDQEFESWFDLSGKGSNEALREELEEKRRTQVVAKLHSILRPFLLRRLKSDVEQMLPRKKEIILYATMTDHQKNFTDHLLNKTLEDYLREKAASGRGMKGRLNNLMIQLRKNCNHPDLLESAFDGSYFFPPVDQIVEQCGKFRLLDRLVGKLFARQHKVLIFSQWTKILDIIDYYFAEKGFEVCRIDGGVKLEERRRQIQEFNDVNSKYRIFLLSTRAGGLGINLTAADTCILYDSDWNPQMDLQAMDRCHRIGQTKPVHVYRLATAQSVEGLMLKRAFSKLKLEHVVIGKGQFKQERTKPNSMEAVEEEDLLALLRDEGTAEEKWIQTDISEDDLERVLDRSDLVAVSSEQDGKTGSDSTVLPLKGPGWEVVIPTAPGGVLSTLNS; from the exons GATGCTTGCAAGGAGAAAAATTGTGTCAAGATGGAGGGAGAACTATTGCTTGATGCTAAGTATGGAGATTCTTCTCTCATAACAGAAACTATGGCTGCAGAGGAAGAGAAGCTTCTAGAACAGCGGGCAAAAGCAAATTCAAATGAACCTGATGAGGTTCCTGTATTGAATGACATCCAGTTTACCAAACTGGATGAGCTTCTGACTCAGACTCAACTTTATACAGAGTTTTTGCTGGAAAACATGGATGACATATCAAAG AAAGGATTGGAGGGTGATGAACAGACTaccaaagaaaagaagaaaggtcGTGGTTCAAAGAGAAAGGCAGCCTCAAATTACAACAAT AGTAAGGCGAAAAGAGCTGTTGCAGCCATGCTCACAAGATCTAAAGAAGGTGTCTCTTTAGAGGATTCAAACCTTacagagaaagagagaaatgaGAAAGAGCAGGCTGAACTGGTGCCGTTGTTGACCGGTGGAAAGCTGAAGCCTTATCAGCTTAAAGGTGTTAAGTGGTTGATTTCATTGTGGCAAAATGGGCTGAATGGAATACTTGCAGATCAAATGGGTCTTGGAAAGACTATACAAACTATTGCATTTCTTGCGCACTTGAAAGGAAATGGTTTGGATGGACCATATTTAATTATTGCTCCTCTTTCCACTCTCTCAAACTGGCTGAATGAGATAAACCG GTTTGCACCCTCACTAAATGCAATCATATACCATGGTTATTGGAAAGAAAGGGATGAAATAAGGAGAAAATACATGCCAAACACAATAGGTCCTAAATTCCCGATTGTAGTTACCTCCTATGAAGTTGCAATGAGGGATGCACGAAAGCACTTGAGACACTATCACTGGAAATATATGGTGGTTGATGAG GGGCACAGGTTGAAGAACTCACAATGCAAATTAGTTAAAGAACTTAAGCTGTTGCGTGTTGAAAACAGGCTTTTATTAACTGGGACACCTCTGCAGAACAACTTGACAGAACTCTGGTCGTTGTTGAATTTTATTCTGCCGGACATATTCAATTCGGATCAAGAATTTGAATCATG GTTTGATCTTTCTGGAAAGGGCAGCAATGAGGCTTTAAGGGAAGAATtggaagagaagagaagaacTCAG GTGGTGGCAAAACTCCATTCGATCTTACGTCCCTTTCTGCTGCGGAGGTTGAAATCAGATGTGGAACAAATGCTCCCtcggaaaaaagaaataatctTATATGCTACCATGACTGATCATCAAAAGAATTTCACAGATCATCTATTGAATAAGACACTAGAAGATTATCTACGGGAGAAGGCAGCCTCTG GACGTGGCATGAAAGGGAGActtaataatttgatgattcaGCTTCGGAAGAATTGCAACCACCCTGACCTATTGGAGTCTGCCTTTGATGGTTCTT ATTTCTTCCCACCGGTAGACCAGATAGTTGAGCAGTGTGGAAAGTTTCGTTTGTTGGACAGATTAGTGGGAAAGCTATTTGCTCGTCAGCACAAA GTTCTGATCTTTTCTCAATGGACCAAGATTTTGGACATAATTGATTATTATTTTGCTGAAAAAGGTTTTGAAGTTTGCAGAATTGATGGCGGAGTGAAATTGGAAGAAAGGAGAAGGCAG ATACAGGAGTTCAATGATGTGAACAGTAAATACAGAATCTTTCTTCTTTCCACCCGAGCTGGTGGGCTGGGCATCAATCTTACTGCTGCTGATACCTGCATTTTATATGACAGTGATTGG AATCCTCAAATGGATTTACAGGCAATGGATCGATGTCACAGAATTGGtcaaacaaagcctgttcatgtttacAGGCTAGCGACTGCCCAATCGGTGGAG GGTCTTATGCTGAAAAGAGCATTCAGTAAATTAAAGCTCGAACACGTGGTAATTGGTAAAGGGCAGTTTAAGCAAGAAAGAACCAAGCCCAATTCAATGGAGGCAGTTGAG GAAGAGGATCTGCTGGCGCTTCTCCGAGATGAAGGAACTGCCGAGGAGAAATGGATCCAGACGGATATTAGTGAAGATGATCTAGAAAGGGTTTTAGATAGGAGTGATCTTGTTGCTGTTTCTTCAGAGCAAGATGGAAAGACTGGCTCAGATTCAACTGTGCTTCCCCTTAAAGGGCCTGGCTGGGAGGTGGTGATCCCGACTGCACCAGGCGGAGTGCTTTCCACCCTTAACAGCTGA
- the LOC113778124 gene encoding protein LIKE COV 3: protein MGSSSREKDRDLERLIPIGSLGISDNVNGLASKSSSPSESPLASTSLSHHAGKEAFSKVIRSWASKKFMSGCVILFPIAITFYITWWFIHFVDGFFSPIYAHLGINVFGLGFVTSITFIFLVGVFMSSWLGASVLGLGEWFIKKMPIMSYIYSASKQISAAISPDQNSHAFKEVAIVRHPRIGEYALGFITSSVILRKSSGSEELCCVYIPTNHLYLGDIFLINSKDIMRPNLSVREGIEIVISGGMSIPKILTIVDVQSILSPRVGKFAVPQV from the exons ATGGGCAGCAGTAGTAGAGAGAAGGACAGAGATCTGGAACGTTTGATACCCATAGGAAGCTTAGGAATCTCCGACAACGTTAATGGGCTTGCCTCCAAATCCTCTTCCCCCTCCGAATCTCCCCTCGCTTCCACTTCTTTATCTCATCATGCCGGCAaagag GCATTTAGCAAAGTCATTCGTAGCTGGGCTTCTAAAAAGTTTATGTCGGGATG TGTCATCTTGTTTCCAATAGCCATCACATTCTATATCACTTGGTGGTTCATTCATTTTGTGGACGGGTTCTTCTCCCCCATCTATGCTCATCTGGGGATTAACGTATTCG GTCTTGGATTTGTTACCTCGATAACTTTCATATTTTTGGTTGGAGTCTTCATGTCATCATGGTTGGGTGCCTCTGTTCTCGGATTGGGAGAATGGTTTATTAAGAAAATGCCCATCATGAGCTACATTTATAGTGCTTCAAAGCAAATCAGTGCTGCCATTTCACCAG ATCAGAATTCACATGCGTTCAAGGAAGTAGCAATCGTCAGGCACCCACGTATCGGGGAGTATGCACTTGGCTTCATTACATCAAGTGTCATCCTCCGCAAGAGTTCAGGTTCAGAGGAGCTTTGCTGTGTTTATATACCCACCAACCACCTTTATCTAGGAGATATATTCCTCATCAACTCGAAAGATATAATGAGACCGAATCTCTCTGTTCGAGAGGGGATAG AGATAGTCATATCTGGAGGCATGTCAATACCCAAGATATTGACCATAGTGGATGTGCAATCCATTCTATCACCAAGAGTTGGAAAATTTGCAGTTCCACAAGTTTAA